A window of Zingiber officinale cultivar Zhangliang chromosome 5A, Zo_v1.1, whole genome shotgun sequence contains these coding sequences:
- the LOC121980193 gene encoding G-type lectin S-receptor-like serine/threonine-protein kinase At4g27290, with the protein MKTILLLFLLLLLVLVHGQSGDRMAPSSSIVYGESLSSAEGIFELGFFSPGDGGKHYLAIWFKSISVMTAVWVANRDSPLQSARGSLNLTADGNLVLFNGTGFVVWSAGTSGAVNAALQLLDTGNLVLTGGAGDGAAVVWQSFDHPTDTFLAGMRIGLDRRRNVDRYLTSWKTASDPSTGEFSYVMESEGVPQLFLRRGAGDVVYRSGPWTGRGFTGRPKMGTEPLFQFAYADDRDGLYYTFHVSDPEILTRAYLDEAGVFRRVTWTKGSDRWNLFWDVPEDQCDLYGTCGRNGVCTTAYSPRCQCLQGFVPASHESWSLRNNTDGCARRTGLNCSTDGFLPVQNVKLPDAVNATAANKTADECMSWCLRNCSCTAYALIRGTECIAWSGDLLDVRSFSDGGDEVYIRLAASELESRRGGGAGKRKATKAVFISVAIFALASACLLLALWLRCRRRTQVNEEQKLELKLYEMSTIRAATSDFSMENLLGEGGFGPVYKGRMEDGLEVAVKRLSTGSAQGLEEFRNEALLIVQLQHKNLVRLLGCCIEEGERILVYEYMPNKSLDTFIFDKARSELLDWEKRFAIIVGVARGLLYLHHDSRLKIIHRDLKTSNILLDYDMNPKISDFGIAKHFKVDQIEESTEIIAGTYGYMPPEYAMQGLFSEKSDVFSFGVILLEILSGKKSRTFDKLQPHKNLLILHAWSLWKEGRCLELIDKAMGDSCSKSKVKRFIQVGLLCVQERSDDRPTMENVVVMLRSEDVTLPNPTDVASTLPKPSDIVVHTMSPMSTNERDWSSINELTITQLEGR; encoded by the exons ATGAAAacaattcttcttctttttcttcttcttcttctagttctAGTTCATGGCCAGTCGG gtGATAGAATGGCTCCGAGCAGTTCGATCGTGTACGGTGAATCTTTATCCTCTGCCGAAGGAATCTTTGAATTGGGTTTCTTCAGTCCCGGCGACGGCGGCAAGCACTACTTGGCCATCTGGTTCAAGAGCATCTCGGTGATGACTGCGGTGTGGGTGGCCAACAGGGACAGCCCTTTGCAGAGCGCCCGGGGCTCGCTCAACCTGACCGCCGACGGGAATCTTGTCCTTTTCAACGGCACCGGCTTCGTCGTCTGGTCGGCCGGCACGTCGGGCGCCGTAAACGCTGCTCTGCAGCTCCTGGACACCGGCAACCTTGTGCTCACAGGAGGCGCCGGCGATGGCGCCGCTGTCGTCTGGCAAAGCTTCGACCACCCGACGGATACTTTCCTCGCCGGCATGAGGATCGGATTGGACCGCCGGAGGAACGTCGACAGGTATCTGACCTCGTGGAAGACGGCTTCCGATCCGTCGACGGGGGAGTTCTCTTACGTGATGGAGAGCGAGGGAGTTCCGCAGTTGTTCTTGCGGAGAGGAGCCGGAGACGTCGTCTACCGCAGCGGGCCGTGGACTGGAAGAGGCTTCACCGGCCGGCCAAAGATGGGGACTGAACCTCTGTTCCAGTTCGCTTACGCCGACGACCGGGACGGGTTGTACTACACGTTTCATGTTTCCGACCCTGAGATTCTCACGCGGGCGTATCTGGACGAGGCCGGAGTTTTCCGGCGCGTGACGTGGACGAAAGGGAGCGACCGGTGGAACCTGTTCTGGGACGTGCCGGAGGACCAGTGCGACCTGTACGGGACCTGCGGCCGCAACGGCGTCTGCACCACCGCCTACTCGCCTCGGTGCCAGTGCCTGCAGGGCTTCGTCCCCGCGTCCCACGAGTCCTGGAGCCTGAGGAACAACACCGACGGCTGCGCGAGGAGGACCGGCCTGAATTGCTCCACCGACGGCTTCCTTCCCGTGCAGAACGTCAAGCTCCCCGACGCCGTCAACGCCACTGCCGCAAACAAGACCGCCGACGAGTGCATGAGCTGGTGCCTGCGCAACTGCTCCTGCACCGCGTACGCTCTGATCAGAGGCACCGAGTGCATAGCTTGGTCCGGCGATCTTCTCGACGTCAGATCCTTCTCCGACGGAGGAGACGAAGTCTACATTCGGCTCGCGGCTTCCGAGTTGG AATCTCGAAGAGGCGGCGGCGCAGGGAAGAGAAAAGCGACCAAGGCAGTGTTCATCTCTGTGGCGATCTTCGCACTGGCGTCGGCTTGCTTGCTTCTAGCTCTGTGGCTGAGGTGCAGAAGAAGAACACAAG TAAATGAAGAGCAAAAACTAGAGCTGAAACTGTATGAAATGTCCACAATAAGAGCAGCCACAAGTGATTTCTCCATGGAAAACCTTCTCGGTGAAGGTGGATTTGGCCCTGTGTACAAG GGTCGAATGGAAGATGGACTGGAGGTTGCCGTCAAGAGATTATCTACAGGCTCGGCGCAAGGCCTAGAGGAGTTCAGAAATGAAGCTCTTCTGATAGTGCAACTGCAGCACAAGAATCTTGTTCGTTTGCTTGGATGTTGCATTGAGGAAGGAGAAAGGATCTTGGTCTATGAATACATGCCAAACAAGAGTTTGGATACTTTTATTTTCG ATAAAGCCAGGAGTGAACTGTTGGATTGGGAAAAGCGGTTTGCGATCATTGTTGGAGTTGCTCGAGGGCTTCTTTACCTTCATCACGATTCAAGATTGAAGATAATACATAGAGATTTGAAGACGAGCAATATCCTTCTCGACTATGATATGAATCCGAAGATATCAGATTTTGGAATAGCAAAGCATTTCAAAGTAGATCAAATTGAAGAAAGCACCGAAATAATAGCCGGGACATA TGGATATATGCCGCCTGAGTATGCCATGCAAGGTTTATTTTCGGAGAAGTCCGATGTCTTCAGCTTCGGTGTCATACTTTTGGAAATTTTAAGCGGAAAGAAGAGTAGAACATTTGACAAATTGCAACCTCATAAAAACCTCCTTATACTTCAT GCATGGAGCCTTTGGAAGGAAGGAAGATGCCTAGAACTCATTGACAAAGCAATGGGAGACTCGTGCTCAAAATCAAAAGTTAAGAGATTCATTCAAGTAGGtcttttgtgtgtacaagaaagAAGTGATGACAGACCGACAATGGAGAATGTGGTTGTAATGTTAAGAAGCGAAGACGTTACACTACCGAATCCCACTGATGTTGCGAGCACACTACCAAAACCTAGTGAtatcgttgtccacacaatgaGCCCAATGAGTACAAATGAAAGGGATTGGAGTTCTATTAATGAGCTAACAATAACACAATTAGAGGGTCGTTGA
- the LOC121982505 gene encoding 54S ribosomal protein L24, mitochondrial-like yields MAFRSREIYNKVARKVGDKMAPEVLESMKKLIPNSKVVMERAKRGIFAGRHIQFGNKVSEDGGNKSRRTWKPNVQEKRLFSYIHDRHIRVKVTTHALRCIDKAGGIDEYLLNTPYRKMDTELGLAWKAKIEKMYAELGQMEVGFFPPEEEAKIKKGFAEEDAAKKEARMEARKARAKQRQINSGIDGDQTTNVQELGDGASEDTAHVEDGISQQTESVK; encoded by the exons ATGGCCTTCAGATCAAGAGAGATATATAACAAGGTTGCACGCAAGGTAGGAGACAAAATGGCTCCTGAAGTGCTGGAGTCTATGAAGAAGCTCATCCCCAACAGCAAGGTCGTAATGGAACGCGCCAAGCGTGGGATCTTTGCTGGCCGTCACATCCAGTTTGGCAACAAGGTCAGCGAGGACGGAGGCAACAA ATCTAGAAGGACATGGAAGCCAAATGTGCAAGAGAAACGCCTTTTCAGTTATATCCATGATCGACACATTCGAGTTAAAGTCACCACTCATGCTCTTCGGTGCATCGATAAAGCTGGAGGAATAGATGAGTATCTTTTGAACACTCCCTACCGTAAGATGGACACGGAGTTAGGCTTAGCATGGAAAGCCAAAATTGAGAAAATGTATGCAGAGCTTGGGCAAATGGAAGTGGGCTTCTTCCCACCTGAAGAGGAAGCCAAAATCAAGAAGGGATTTGCAGAGGAAGATGCCGCCAAGAAGGAGGCTCGAATGGAGGCCAGAAAAGCAAGGGCAAAGCAAAGGCAGATTAACAGCGGTATCGATGGAGATCAGACAACAAACGTACAAGAACTCGGTGATGGAGCAAGTGAAGATACGGCACATGTGGAGGATGGAATTTCCCAGCAAACCGAATCAGTTAAATAA
- the LOC121982504 gene encoding RNA-binding protein 42-like, with protein MATESSSTSSSNPASSSQFSYPGTTYFPLPFHLQNAGPAAQQPYAPSPQIPTVAPAFPVPTPVVTGMYSLPQYQQAQQLFQRDAQTITPEALESVKAALASSEVEHKSETKKKAIPRKAAGQRWEDPTLTDWPENDFRLFCGDLGNEVNDDVLSKAFSRFPTFNMARVIRDKRTGKTKGYGFVSFSNPSDLAAALKEMNGKYVGNRPIKLRKSTWKERTDVGALGRQKNHIQKKPKLPKKGVLHK; from the exons ATGGCGACGGAATCGTCTTCGACTTCGAGCTCCAACCCTGCGTCGTCGTCCCAATTCTCCTATCCAGGAACCACCTATTTCCCACTCCCGTTCCATCTCCAGAACGCCGGCCCTGCGGCTCAGCAGCCTTACGCGCCCTCGCCCCAGATTCCCACCGTGGCACCTGCGTTCCCTGTTCCGACCCCGGTTGTTACCGGGATGTATTCGCTTCCTCAATATCAGCAG GCACAACAACTTTTCCAGCGAGATGCACAAACCATTACACCAGAGGCACTAGAGAGTGTGAAAGCAGCATTAGCGAGTAGTGAGGTTGAGCATAAATCAGAGACAAAAAAGAAAGCAATACCACGAAAAGCGGCTGGTCAGAGATGGGAGGATCCAACTTTAACAGATTGGCCTGAAA ATGATTTTCGTTTATTTTGTGGAGATCTTGGTAACGAAGTCAACGATGATGTTCTTTCAAAAGCATTTTCACGATTTCCCACCTTCAACATGGCGAGA GTAATCAGGGACAAGAGGACTGGTAAAACCAAGGGCTATGGATTTGTGAGCTTTTCCAACCCATCAGACCTTGCGGCAGCACTCAAGGAAATGAATG GTAAATATGTCGGAAACCGCCCTATCAAGCTGCGTAAGAGTACATGGAAGGAGAGGACAGATGTTGGAGCTCTTGGAAGGCAAAAG AATCACATTCAAAAGAAACCAAAGCTGCCAAAGAAAGGTGTTCTTCACAAATGA
- the LOC121982503 gene encoding organic cation/carnitine transporter 3-like, translating into MADEAPLLLRYDSAENQNELGGKRPPPPSMSTVDETLESYMGVCQLLQAIFVAFAWAFDAQQTFINVFTDAEPTWHCTSAGDSDSAACSASTPCGLPPGSWVWDSPAHASVVSEWSLQCAGSALVGLPASAYFLGCLFGGFLLSTLADSVLGRKNMLFLSCFTMSLSAALTLVSPNLWAYAAMRLLCGCARATVGTSALVLSTEMVGKRWREKVSIAGFFFFTLGFLSLPAMAYLNRGASWRRLYLWTSVPCFFYSVLIYFWIKESPRWLLVRGRRDEAIQTIKSMTANNRNAITSSFSKLIVAEDAGDFDNVFSALKVLWVKRWALRRLLAAMTVGFGLGLVYYGMPLNLGNLGSDLYLSVTLNALAELPSSLATLFLVGRVNRRSSTVAFTTASGALSLLCVAVTTEPWRTAAEVSSFFAACTAFDLLLIYCIELFPTCVRNSAITMVRQTIVLGGVFAPVLVAEGRKRSFLSFGVFGTVVGCCGLFTACLPETRGRSMCDTMEEEELKQMIMSTSTTTP; encoded by the coding sequence ATGGCCGAcgaagctcctcttcttcttcgctACGACTCCGCCGAGAACCAAAATGAACTCGGCGGAAAGAGGCCGCCGCCGCCGTCGATGTCAACCGTAGATGAGACTCTCGAGAGCTATATGGGCGTCTGCCAACTCCTCCAAGCCATTTTCGTCGCCTTCGCGTGGGCTTTCGACGCCCAGCAGACCTTCATCAACGTCTTCACCGACGCCGAGCCTACGTGGCACTGCACTTCAGCTGGCGACTCCGACTCCGCCGCCTGCTCCGCCTCCACCCCTTGTGGCCTTCCTCCAGGCTCCTGGGTCTGGGACTCCCCCGCCCACGCTTCGGTGGTGTCGGAGTGGAGCCTCCAGTGCGCGGGCTCCGCCCTCGTCGGTCTCCCAGCCTCCGCCTACTTCTTAGGCTGCCTATTCGGCGGCTTCCTCCTATCGACGCTGGCGGACTCTGTTCTCGGCCGGAAGAACATGCTCTTCCTCTCCTGCTTCACCATGTCCCTCTCCGCCGCTCTCACGTTGGTGTCGCCCAATCTCTGGGCCTACGCGGCGATGAGGCTCCTCTGCGGGTGCGCGCGCGCCACCGTCGGCACCTCCGCGCTGGTGCTCTCGACGGAGATGGTTGGGAAGCGGTGGCGGGAGAAGGTCAGCATCgccggcttcttcttcttcactctcGGCTTCCTATCTTTGCCGGCCATGGCTTACCTCAACCGCGGGGCGTCGTGGAGAAGGCTCTATCTCTGGACCTCCGTCCCCTGTTTCTTCTACTCTGTTCTGATATATTTCTGGATCAAAGAATCGCCGCGGTGGCTTCTGGTGCGCGGCCGCCGCGACGAGGCCATTCAAACGATTAAGAGCATGACGGCGAACAATCGCAACGCCATCACCTCCAGCTTCTCGAAATTGATCGTCGCAGAGGACGCCGGCGACTTCGACAACGTCTTCTCCGCCTTGAAAGTGCTATGGGTTAAAAGATGGGCACTTCGCCGGCTACTCGCCGCCATGACCGTCGGCTTCGGCCTCGGGCTGGTCTACTACGGGATGCCGCTCAACTTGGGCAACCTCGGCTCCGATCTCTACCTCAGCGTGACGCTTAACGCGCTGGCCGAGCTGCCCTCGTCGCTGGCCACCCTCTTCCTCGTCGGCAGGGTGAACCGGCGGAGCTCCACGGTTGCGTTCACCACCGCAAGCGGGGCGCTCAGCCTCCTGTGCGTGGCGGTGACGACGGAGCCGTGGCGGACAGCGGCCGAGGTGTCGTCCTTCTTCGCCGCCTGCACGGCCTTCGACCTCCTGCTCATCTACTGCATCGAGCTGTTCCCGACGTGCGTGAGGAACTCGGCGATCACGATGGTGAGGCAGACGATCGTGCTGGGCGGCGTGTTCGCCCCTGTGCTGGTGGCGGaggggaggaagaggagcttcctgtCGTTCGGCGTGTTCGGCACGGTGGTGGGTTGCTGCGGGCTGTTCACGGCGTGCCTGCCGGAGACGAGAGGGAGGAGCATGTGCGACACCatggaggaagaagagttgaagCAGATGATCATGAGCACCTCCACGACGACTCCATGA